Proteins encoded in a region of the Gemmatimonadaceae bacterium genome:
- a CDS encoding dihydroneopterin aldolase, whose protein sequence is MEFLNLVLILLTALLVLRKPERERAAFRMLVVSTLLMIFLFTLATRTGMLPGLNY, encoded by the coding sequence GTGGAATTCCTGAATCTCGTCCTCATCCTCCTCACCGCCCTCTTGGTGCTGCGCAAGCCCGAGAGGGAGCGCGCGGCCTTCCGGATGCTCGTCGTCAGCACCCTGCTGATGATCTTCCTGTTCACGCTGGCCACCCGCACCGGGATGCTTCCCGGCTTGAACTACTGA